Proteins encoded in a region of the Poecile atricapillus isolate bPoeAtr1 unplaced genomic scaffold, bPoeAtr1.hap1 scaffold_186, whole genome shotgun sequence genome:
- the CCDC115 gene encoding coiled-coil domain-containing protein 115 — MSPQGWLSLAQARYSLGCHRVSSLQYGATMVPRVRVCHRQDPEGRPRFEEGCGSAGGPRKKGGVPTRPPQDPLGWFGVLVPPSLRQAQGSFQRGVTLAVEVAELQAGLEAAAARYRRLLRHKRHRAGDSGDSGDTTGDTGDTGDSQTPTDTPGDTDGDTVTSVSA, encoded by the exons atgtcccctcagggctggctgtccctggctcaGGCCCGGTACTCCCTGGGCTGTCACCGCGTCTCGTCCCTGCAGTACGGGGCCACCATGGTGCCCCGGGTCCGTGTGTGCCACAg GCAGGACCCCGAGGGACGCCCCCGCTTTGAGGAG ggCTGCGGCAGCGCCGGGGGGCCCCGGAAAAAGGGGGGGGTCCCAACCcggcccccccaggaccccctgggCTGGTTTGGGGTCCTGGTGCCCCCCAGTCTGCGGCAGGCCCAGGGCAGCTTCCAGAGGG gggtgacactggcAGTGGAGGTGGCCGagctccaggcagggctggaggcggcggcagcgcggTACCGGCGGCTCCTGCGGCACAAACGTCaccgggctggggacagcggggacagcggggacaccacaggggacacaggggacacaggggacagccagACACCCAcggacacccctggggacaccgacGGGGACACGGTGACCTCGGTGAGTGCGTGA